The following coding sequences are from one Leptolyngbya sp. NIES-3755 window:
- a CDS encoding hypothetical protein (hypothetical protein Npun_F5465;~similar to AA sequence:cyanobase_aa:LBDG_43280) — protein MKPNYFVKRLIAGLFAVLMMVSAWVTMPAANAAPSAERAAQETQDNSKGFVRDVRDKVKDAAKSNSMKVDEAQNDNAVARKAKEDAATILERADKDAERTQDAIDNNMGAVKKAVEGIKDAFSK, from the coding sequence ATGAAACCGAACTATTTTGTAAAACGCTTAATCGCTGGATTGTTCGCGGTGCTGATGATGGTGTCGGCTTGGGTGACGATGCCTGCTGCAAATGCGGCTCCAAGTGCTGAACGTGCGGCTCAAGAAACTCAAGACAACTCTAAAGGTTTTGTGCGCGATGTACGTGACAAAGTGAAAGATGCGGCAAAGAGCAATTCGATGAAAGTTGATGAAGCTCAAAATGACAATGCCGTTGCTCGGAAAGCGAAAGAAGATGCGGCAACGATCTTGGAAAGAGCCGATAAGGATGCAGAACGCACTCAAGATGCGATCGACAATAATATGGGTGCTGTGAAAAAAGCGGTTGAAGGCATCAAAGATGCGTTTAGCAAATAG
- a CDS encoding photosystem I reaction center protein subunit XI (similar to AA sequence:cyanobase_aa:LBDG_13530), with protein MADELIKPYNGDPFIGHLSTPISDSAFTRAFIGNLPAYRKGLSPLLRGLEIGMAHGYFLVGPWTLLGPLRDSDQAAVGGLISAIALILIATACLSIYGLASFQDDDSSSNSLQSSGGWSQFAGGFFVGATGGAFVAYLLIANFSIVDKIFTGAFN; from the coding sequence ATGGCTGACGAGCTTATTAAACCGTACAACGGCGATCCGTTTATCGGACATCTCTCGACCCCTATCAGTGATTCTGCCTTCACCCGTGCCTTCATTGGCAACCTGCCCGCATACCGTAAAGGACTTTCTCCCTTGCTGCGCGGATTGGAAATCGGGATGGCACATGGTTACTTTTTAGTTGGTCCCTGGACATTACTCGGACCTTTGCGTGATTCAGACCAAGCCGCAGTCGGTGGATTAATCTCCGCGATTGCATTGATCTTGATTGCGACGGCTTGCCTTTCAATTTACGGTTTGGCAAGCTTCCAGGATGACGATTCTTCCTCGAATTCGTTGCAATCTTCTGGCGGCTGGAGCCAATTCGCAGGCGGATTTTTCGTCGGTGCAACGGGTGGCGCATTCGTCGCTTATCTACTGATCGCGAATTTCTCGATCGTAGACAAGATCTTCACGGGTGCATTCAACTAA